GAGGCAATGAATAAGGTTATACTCGCCAACCTGAAGAAACGGCTCGATGCTCGTAAGGGGCGCTGGCCGGACGAACTGCAAGGCGTTCTTTGGGCAATTCGAACTACACCTCGCCGGGCCACTAGTGAAACACCTTTCTCCTTGGTCTACGGAGTCGATGCCGTAGTCCCAGCTGACATAGAGGTCCCTGGAGTCCGTACCTCACTGAACCCACTCCGAGCTGAGGAAAATGAGGAGTTCCTACAGGATACTCTCGATACAATCAACGAGCGTCGAGACCAGGCGCTAGTTCGGATCCAGAATTACCAGAACGCAGTAGCTCGATACTATAACTCCAGAATCCGAGGCAGACCTTTGGCAGTGGGCGACCTTGTCCTCCGGAAAGTTTATGAGAATACCGAGGAGCTCAATGCAGGAAAGCTGGGAGTTAACTGGGAAGGACCATACAAAATTACTCGCAAAGTCCGAAATGGAGTCTATCAGCTCGAGTATTTAGAGGGAAATCCAGTCCCGAGGTCTTGGAATTCTTTACACCTTAAACTCTTTTACAGTTAATCTTTTTGTATCAAACTACGGTTTAGCTTGATCCCgataagggtacgtaggcagcccacttcgggtccagctatccatattaataaaattgaaagttttcttaaactttattgttaataatggtaaaacaaaaaaaagccgAAGTCTGACTTCGCATCTATCATTTTAAGCCAAGGTCCATCCTTGCAAAAACTAAAccgaagttctcacttcgtACCCCTCTTTACTTATTAAAGCCGAAACCTAGTTTCGCGAAGCTCCTTATCTAACTACCGAGGTATTCACCTCGCACTTATTAGGGGTGTTAAGTTTTCGAACTATTTGACCGAATTTAGTTCGTGCTTATTTCTGCTCATCATCttttcaaagcaaaagattgtGGAAATTAAAGTTcgcaaatcaaaatattttcggAAGTGGTCACCACGACCAAAACACTTccaaataagttttaaaataaatactataaacacGGGGGGCAAAGCATGCCAAGACAACCCCggactaaaaccaaaaacctaCTGAGTAGGGAGAGGGGGATCTGACGCCGCTTCGGAGAGAGCCAAACCCATCTCTGCGAGCTCCTCTTCCGACCTGGTGTTTGCTAGATAGTCGTCTATCCCCTGATTCGAGATTTGCCCGAAGTTATTACCAGACTCGTCGATTGTGACACTAAGCGGGCGCTCGTTACACAAGAGATCGGGAGTGTCCGCCAAAAGATCTGAGAATGCAGCGAGGTCTTGATCACGGGGAGTTACCTTTGAAACCCTTTCATCGGCTTCCTCCTCGTCAGCTTTCAGGATTCCGAGCTCGGCCTCCATGTCTTGGATCTCGCCCCTGGAGATCTCCTCTACTAGCATCCGGTTAGCCCGGATCTCGGCAGCTGGGATCTGGAGCGGGGCTAGCTTTTCCCTCTCTTCGAAGGTGACCTTCACCTCCTCAACTAAGGGGCGGAGAGTTCGCCTCATTGCCTGCCTTTCCTCCCTCCGTACTCTTTCAATCTCGCAGCTGTTGCCAGCTTCGAGTAATTGATTGCGGAGCTCGATCTCGTGCAGTCTGGTTTTTGCTGCCTTGGCATCTTCCGCCGCCTTGAAGTAAAGGTCCCCCGCCTTTTTCAGCTTGTCGCAAAGGTCCTCGTTAGCAACCCCAAGGTTGAGCACCTCTACCTCAACCTTCTTCATCCGAGCTCGGATCCGCTCGGCTTTCGCCACGGTGTCGGCATTCTCGGCTTCCAGTCGGGCATACTCCTTCACCTGAGCCTCTAAGTCGGCAATCCTTTCTTGAAGGAGGTGCACTTCGGAAGACGAGGAGGAAGCGAACAGTTGTTCCTCATAGGACGCAACCGAGGAGTTAAACTCGATCATTAGCTGGAAAAGATAGCTTGTTAAGCGacagtttgacaaaaaaaaaaataaaaaaataaaaataaaaataataataagaataataataataataataataataaatttaccTCGCCGATTTTATCCGCGAAGCGAAAGAAGTTCGCACGGTTGACCTCGGTCATGTCTGCGAATGCCGGAATACGACTCCGGGTGGAACGTAGCTCCTCATTAGATCGGCTGGGGATGCAGGGGGAACTGAAAGGATTTTTTTTGAGCAGGTCATTTCAGTCATCGAACAGTCAAaggtaaaaaagtaaaaacatcgCAGAAAATTTTTTACCTCGGGCGAAGGGACGTTGTTCCTTTAGAAGGATTCCTCCGGAGTCTTTAGGTGGCGGAGCCTCCTTAGATCTCCCCACTAAGGAGGGACCCCTGTCTTTCGAGCTAGATCTACTCCGCTCATTCCCTGATGGGCCAGTTCGGGCTCGCCCCTTTTCACGAGAAGAGGAGGCGGTCTCAggttccttcctcttcttcgacgAGTCAGAGGAGGCCTCAGCAGAGGTCTTCTTTGGTGCTGGGGGGAGAGTAGCGACCTCCCGATGCTCATCGCTAGAATCAGCAATGACAATCACGGGGGGGGGGGGTCAACGGACCAGCTTGAGCCCTGGTTGATTCTGTACCAGGCTCGGGAGAAGCAGTTGGAGGCGCAGAAATCCCGCTCGCCTCGGGAACGGAGGATTCAGAGGGATCCTTGTTAGAAATACGAGCTTTGCCCTTGGCTGCAGAAGCTCGAGAAGAACTCTGCGAATGTGGGGCAAACCAATCCACGCTCGAAGtgatttgaaaaagaaacagtCAAAAgtgagacaaaaataaaaattacactcGAGCTGGACCTGACAAGAAACGCTGGTCTACCAATTTTCGAGGTCCACTTCGAAACGAACAAGCTCGTGCGATGGCCGAAAGTGAGCTCGTTGACCGGGAAGAAAAAGTAGGACTTCCGCCATTTCTCATCCTTCTCCGGAAGGTCATCAAAGACCTTCAGTCCAGAGAGCGGGCTCACGTAGAGCGTTCCCTTGGTGCGACCCGTCTTCACGGTATACACCTGGAGGAAGTCCGCCAGTGATAGCTGGTAATTGAACTCCTCCCCCAAGGTTTGTAGGCACATAACAGTCCGAACAAAGTTCAGGCACATTTGAGGGAGAGCGAAGCCTAGTTCGAACATCATCTTAACGATGAGTTCGGGTACGGGAAGTGACAGGCCACACGCGGAGAAGTAGATCTCGAACGCACAGCAGTACCCCGGAGGAGGGTTCTCCGGGGATTCATGGGACTCCGGGAATCTGAGTTCAATTTTAGACGAGATCCCGGTGGAACCCCTAACCTCAGCCAGGTTCGTCGCTGAGAGAATTGACGGCGGATAGGGGCCAAAAACGCTCGGAATCAGGGGTTTTGCAGGTTTACCCGATGAGGATTTCGGAGGAGACATACTTTTCCGGTGAAGTAATAAGGAATGAGGGAAGAGTAAAGGATTTTTTCCGGCGAAAGTAGAAAGTTTatcgaagaaaagaaagaaattctAAGAGCAGAACACAAACTCGATTAAAGATTAAGAATGGGAGAGGAGTCAAAGTTTACCTTT
The Camelina sativa cultivar DH55 chromosome 15, Cs, whole genome shotgun sequence DNA segment above includes these coding regions:
- the LOC109129146 gene encoding uncharacterized protein At3g60930, chloroplastic-like, with translation MSPPKSSSGKPAKPLIPSVFGPYPPSILSATNLAEVRGSTGISSKIELRFPESHESPENPPPGYCCAFEIYFSACGLSLPVPELIVKMMFELGFALPQMCLNFVRTVMCLQTLGEEFNYQLSLADFLQVYTVKTGRTKGTLYVSPLSGLKVFDDLPEKDEKWRKSYFFFPVNELTFGHRTSLFVSKWTSKIGRPAFLVRSSSSSSSRASAAKGKARISNKDPSESSVPEASGISAPPTASPEPGTESTRAQAAPKKTSAEASSDSSKKRKEPETASSSREKGRARTGPSGNERSRSSSKDRGPSLVGRSKEAPPPKDSGGILLKEQRPFARGKKFSAISPCIPSRSNEELRSTRSRIPAFADMTEVNRANFFRFADKIGELMIEFNSSVASYEEQLFASSSSSEVHLLQERIADLEAQVKEYARLEAENADTVAKAERIRARMKKVEVEVLNLGVANEDLCDKLKKAGDLYFKAAEDAKAAKTRLHEIELRNQLLEAGNSCEIERVRREERQAMRRTLRPLVEEVKVTFEEREKLAPLQIPAAEIRANRMLVEEISRGEIQDMEAELGILKADEEEADERVSKVTPRDQDLAAFSDLLADTPDLLCNERPLSVTIDESGNNFGQISNQGIDDYLANTRSEEELAEMGLALSEAASDPPLPTQ